The genome window GTGGTCGGTGGAGTTCCGCTCGCCACCGGTGAAGACCTGCCGGGTGCCGAGGAAGCAGTCCGGGTCCATGTCCACGAACAGGTTGAACAGCGTGGTGGTGAGGAAGACGGTGTCCACCCCGGCGGACTTCACCACGTCCCGCAGGGCGCCGGGCAGCAGGTAGTCCTCCTCGACCACGACGATCGCGCCGCCGGTGGTCAGCATGCCCCAGACCTCCAGGCTGAAGGCGTCCCACGGGCACGGCGCGGCCTGGGTGGTGACGCCCTGCGGGCCGTAGCCGCGCAGCCCGCCCGGGCCGAACAGCCGGGTGGTCGCCCGGTGCGGCGAGACCACGCCCTTGGGCGTGCCGGTGGTGCCGGAGGTGAAGAAGACGCTGGCGGGCGCGGCCGGGTCGAGCTCGACCTCGGGCGCGCTGCCGCCGAGCGCGGCGACGGCCGGCAGCGGGTCGGTCGGCGGCTGCCAGCGCGCGGGCGCCGTTGCGGGGCTGCCGGGGTGGTCGTCCGCGGAGACGAACACCGGCGGGCGCAGCTGCTCCAGCAGTCCGTCGATCCGCTCGGCGGGCCAGCGGTGGTCGAGCGCCGCGTACGCCGCACCGCACTTGAGCACCGCGAGCAGCACCGCCACCAGCTGCGGGGTGCGCGGCATCCGCACCGGCACCACGGTGCCCGGTCCGACGCCGTGGGCGGCCAGCTGCCCGGCGAGGTGCTCGGCCGCCGCGTCCAGCGTGCGGTAGTCGATCCGCTCCTCGCGGAAGAAGATCGCGGTGGCCCCGGGCCGCAGCCGGG of Kitasatospora viridis contains these proteins:
- a CDS encoding amino acid adenylation domain-containing protein, which encodes MTSTEPPGATEPVNPLIHRAVAAQARLRPGATAIFFREERIDYRTLDAAAEHLAGQLAAHGVGPGTVVPVRMPRTPQLVAVLLAVLKCGAAYAALDHRWPAERIDGLLEQLRPPVFVSADDHPGSPATAPARWQPPTDPLPAVAALGGSAPEVELDPAAPASVFFTSGTTGTPKGVVSPHRATTRLFGPGGLRGYGPQGVTTQAAPCPWDAFSLEVWGMLTTGGAIVVVEEDYLLPGALRDVVKSAGVDTVFLTTTLFNLFVDMDPDCFLGTRQVFTGGERNSTDHIGRFLARHPGIALFHVYGPVESCVYATEHRIRPADCETPGGVPIGRAVAGTGVHVLDGERVCAPGEEGEICVSGDGLAVGYLGLPELTAQKFPEVTVAGERLRVYRTGDLGFVDAEGALHFRGRADRQVKVRGHRIEPGEIETAATRIEGVRRCTVVPVPGRTTAWERLALFYTADPLDPSAADAADPVGVTAELGRVLPPYLVPDAVLAVPDFPLTANGKIDNAALLGLLPPA